A region of Nakaseomyces glabratus chromosome M, complete sequence DNA encodes the following proteins:
- the YET1 gene encoding Yet1p (CAGL0M13255g~Ortholog(s) have endoplasmic reticulum, ribosome localization), which produces MSIYFSTLFVILTVEMAILFVLVLPLPHRIRKMLYKTYFQLTSNAQFKTVLYIFAGIIGLLFIDSWKRANIPVTLYHHAKSDDAELNTSTQVLATRAFNQRNVYISGFILYFLIGIPTVLSIVRRLVKYQDHLNDKAKEEGKKGETKTVKDVKKGKSDKVEPSIRELEETLHEKTVSLEGLQTQVENLEKYYDEMNKPLPSKEVPESEKKVQ; this is translated from the coding sequence ATGAGTATCTATTTTTCTACATTATTTGTCATACTGACAGTCGAGATGGCGATCCTGTTTGTGCTAGTGTTGCCACTGCCTCACAGGATCAGAAAGATGTTGTACAAGACTTACTTCCAGCTGACCTCAAATGCGCAGTTCAAGACTGTTCTATATATCTTTGCCGGTATCATTGGGCTATTATTCATTGACTCCTGGAAAAGAGCTAACATTCCAGTTACGTTGTACCACCACGCCAAGAGTGACGATGCTGAGTTGAATACATCCACACAAGTACTTGCAACAAGGGCTTTTAACCAGAGAAACGTTTACATATCAGGATTCATCCTATATTTCTTAATTGGCATTCCTACTGTGCTAAGTATCGTTAGAAGATTGGTCAAATACCAGGACCACTTAAATGACAAGGCTAAAGAGGAAGGTAAGAAAGGTGAAACAAAAACTGTTAAGGACGTTAAGAAGGGTAAGAGCGACAAAGTGGAACCATCCATTAGAGAATTGGAAGAGACTTTGCATGAAAAGACCGTTTCTTTAGAAGGTTTGCAAACTCAAGTGGAAAACTTGGAAAAGTATTACGATGAGATGAACAAGCCATTACCAAGCAAAGAAGTACCAGAGTCGGAGAAGAAAGTACagtaa
- a CDS encoding uncharacterized protein (CAGL0M13266g~Protein of unknown function), whose protein sequence is MYARTVTRAATMGRRYASTARNNNGNPWLSIPFLVVGALGAGAAVVAHYNNEENSGIRKIYKKHRNI, encoded by the coding sequence ATGTACGCCAGAACTGTGACTAGAGCTGCTACTATGGGAAGACGCTATGCTTCAACAGCAAGAAACAATAATGGCAATCCATGGCTATCCATTCCATTTCTTGTTGTAGGAGCTTTGGGTGCAGGCGCCGCGGTTGTTGCACATTAcaacaatgaagaaaacagTGGTATCAGAAAAATCTACAAGAAGCATAGAAATATATAG
- the YNK1 gene encoding nucleoside diphosphate kinase (CAGL0M13277g~Ortholog(s) have NAD binding, nucleoside diphosphate kinase activity) — MSNNERTFIAIKPDGVQRGLIGKILGRFETRGYKLVGIKLIQADQKLLEQHYAEHIGKPFFGPMTAFMSSGPILATVWEGKDAVKQGRAMLGATNPTQSAPGTIRGDFGIDLGRNVCHGSDSVESANREIGIWFKKEELVEWKPSNLAWIYE, encoded by the coding sequence ATGTCCAACAACGAGAGAACTTTCATTGCTATCAAGCCAGATGGTGTCCAAAGAGGTCTAATTGGTAAGATTCTAGGTAGATTCGAAACCAGAGGTTACAAGTTGGTTGGTATCAAGCTTATTCAAGCTGATCAAAAGTTGTTGGAACAACACTATGCCGAACACATCGGTAAGCCATTCTTTGGTCCAATGACCGCTTTCATGAGCTCTGGTCCAATCTTAGCCACTGTCTGGGAAGGTAAAGATGCTGTCAAACAAGGTAGAGCTATGTTGGGTGCCACCAACCCAACCCAGTCTGCTCCAGGTACTATCAGAGGTGACTTCGGTATTGACCTAGGTAGAAACGTCTGCCACGGTAGTGACTCTGTCGAAAGTGCTAACCGTGAAATTGGTATCTGGTTCAAGAAGGAAGAACTTGTTGAATGGAAGCCATCTAACTTAGCCTGGATCTACGAgtaa
- the SVP26 gene encoding Svp26p (CAGL0M13321g~Ortholog(s) have COPII adaptor activity and role in ER to Golgi vesicle-mediated transport, fungal-type cell wall organization, protein glycosylation, protein retention in Golgi apparatus), giving the protein MILNILSVIGTVFGFCFLTLSIASGLYYISELVEEHSEPTKRFLYKAIYVIIGILATCWLLDGLSFKLTLLSIVSHLVYRENLKRFPVISLTSVSFIASCVLVVLNHFLWFRYFSKVEIPPQFKFDPTYIPQRRATFAEVASFFCFCVWFVPFSLFVSLSAGDYLLAQSSSDAAVLKLRGVSGEGTHSTHSTRNRNVGLVRVVINSIRGHINTWLQVFGYRRPTEPLL; this is encoded by the coding sequence atgaTTTTGAACATACTTTCAGTAATAGGTACTGTATTCGGGTTCTGTTTCCTCACGCTGTCCATTGCGTCAGGGTTATATTACATCAGTGAGCTAGTGGAAGAGCATAGCGAGCCCACCAAAAGATTCCTATACAAAGCCATCTACGTTATCATCGGCATACTCGCCACGTGTTGGTTGCTAGATGGACTATCCTTCAAGTTGACCCTGTTATCCATTGTATCACATCTGGTTTACAGGGAGAATTTGAAGAGATTCCCAGTGATATCTTTAACAAGTGTGTCATTCATCGCGTCATGTGTGCTAGTGGTGTTGAACCACTTTCTGTGGTTCAGATATTTCAGCAAGGTGGAGATACCCCCTCAATTCAAGTTCGACCCCACATACATCCCACAACGTCGTGCTACTTTCGCTGAAGTGGCCTCgttcttctgtttctgcGTGTGGTTTGTCCCATTCTCCTTGTTTGTCTCGTTGTCAGCTGGCGATTATTTACTTGCACAATCATCTAGTGACGCAGCGGTGCTAAAACTGCGCGGTGTTAGTGGAGAAGGTACACACAGCACGCACAGCACCCGCAACCGGAACGTCGGCCTCGTCCGCGTGGTGATCAACTCTATCCGTGGCCACATAAACACATGGCTGCAAGTTTTCGGGTACAGACGCCCCACTGAACCCCTTCTATAG
- the GND1 gene encoding phosphogluconate dehydrogenase (decarboxylating) GND1 (CAGL0M13343g~6-phosphogluconate dehydrogenase), which yields MSADFGLIGLAVMGQNLILNIADHGYTVVAYNRSVDKVHQFLDNEAKGKSIIGAESIEDLVAKLKRPRKIMMLVKAGAPVDGLIAQLVPHLEKGDIIIDGGNSHFPDSNRRYEELKAKGILFVGSGVSGGEDGARYGPSLMPGGAEEAWPHIKEIFQSISAKSDGEPCCDWVGPAGSGHYVKMVHNGIEYGDMQLICEAYDIMKRIGGFTDKEISEVFGKWDTGVLDSFLVEITTNILKKDDVDGKPLVEKIMDSAGQKGTGKWTAINALDLGMPVSLIGEAVFARCLSALKCERVKASKTLPGPEIPKDLIKDRQQFIDDLEQALYASKIISYAQGFMLIREAAKTYGWKLNNPAIALMWRGGCIIRSVFLGEITKAYRENPDLENLLFHKFFKDAVTKAQGGWRRSLALAATYGIPSPAFATALSFYDGYRSERLPANLLQAQRDYFGAHTFRVLPECASDSLPKDKDIHINWTGHGGNVSSTTYDA from the coding sequence atgtctGCTGATTTCGGTTTGATTGGTTTGGCCGTTATGGGTCAAAACTTGATCCTAAACATTGCTGACCACGGTTACACTGTTGTTGCTTACAACAGATCCGTTGACAAGGTCCACCAATTCTTGGACAACGAAGCCAAGGGTAAGTCCATCATCGGTGCTGAGTCCATCGAGGACTTGGTCGCCAAGTTGAAGAGACCTAGAAAGATCATGATGTTGGTCAAGGCCGGTGCCCCAGTCGACGGTTTGATCGCTCAATTGGTTCCACACTTGGAAAAGGGTGACATCATCATTGACGGTGGTAACTCCCACTTCCCAGACTCTAACAGACGTTACGAGGAGTTGAAGGCCAAGGGTATCTTGTTCGTCGGCTCTGGTGTCTCTGGTGGTGAAGACGGTGCCCGTTACGGTCCATCTTTGATGCCAGGTGGTGCCGAAGAAGCTTGGCCACACATCAAGGAGATCTTCCAATCCATCTCCGCCAAGTCCGACGGTGAGCCATGTTGTGACTGGGTTGGCCCAGCTGGTTCTGGTCACTACGTCAAGATGGTCCACAACGGTATCGAATACGGTGACATGCAGTTGATCTGTGAAGCCTACGACATCATGAAGAGAATCGGTGGTTTCACCGACAAGGAAATCTCCGAAGTCTTCGGCAAGTGGGACACTGGTGTTCTAGACTCTTTCTTGGTCGAAATTACCACCAACATCCTAAAGAAGGACGACGTTGACGGTAAGCCATTGGTTGAAAAGATCATGGACTCTGCTGGTCAAAAGGGTACCGGTAAGTGGACCGCCATCAACGCCTTGGACCTAGGTATGCCAGTCTCTTTGATTGGTGAAGCCGTCTTCGCTAGATGTTTGTCTGCTCTAAAGTGTGAAAGAGTTAAGGCCTCCAAGACTTTGCCAGGCCCAGAAATTCCAAAGGACTTGATCAAGGACAGACAACAATTCATTGACGACTTGGAACAAGCCCTATACGCTTCTAAGATCATCTCCTACGCTCAAGGTTTCATGTTGATCAGAGAAGCCGCTAAGACTTACGGCTGGAAGCTAAACAACCCAGCTATTGCTCTAATGTGGAGAGGTGGTTGTATCATCAGATCCGTCTTCTTGGGTGAAATCACCAAGGCTTACAGAGAAAACCCAGACTTGGAAAACTTGCTATTCCACAAGTTCTTCAAGGACGCCGTCACCAAGGCTCAAGGTGGCTGGAGAAGATCTTTGGCTTTGGCTGCCACTTACGGTATCCCATCCCCAGCCTTCGCCACCGCTTTGTCCTTCTACGATGGTTACAGATCTGAAAGATTGCCAGCTAACTTGTTGCAAGCTCAACGTGACTACTTCGGTGCTCACACTTTCAGAGTCTTGCCAGAATGTGCTTCCGACTCCCTACCAAAGGACAAGGACATCCACATCAACTGGACCGGTCACGGTGGTAACGTCTCTTCTACCACTTACGATGCTTAA